TCTATTGATAGATTCATAACATGGCTTTGTACAGACTGTACTGAATTCAGACACCGTGTGTATATCAACGCATCGTGgagtgcgaaaaataaaaaaactactttatattttatataatagaaaatttgaaaaatcttactgcatatataaataaaatatgacaattcttaaaataattttttgtataatttattcaatacaACATAATAGtagttaaaaattttttcaaatctttGGTAACAATTTGGTCGTCCTGAAAAGGACGGTTTGATTGACGATTTTATGTACAAGTAGGGTTTCAGCTTTTGAAACGTTTAGTTTAAGCCTTCTTCTCGGTCTTTTTGGGCAACAGAACAGCCTGAATATTCGGCAAGACTCCACCTTGGGCAATAGTGACGCCGGAGAGCAGCTTGTTTAACTCCTCGTCGTTGCGGATGGCCAGCTGTAAATGACGCGGAATAATTCTAGTCTTCTTGTTGTCACGAGCAGCATTGCCTGCCAACTCGAGAACTTCAGCGGCCAGATATTCCATTACGGCTGCTAGGTAAACTGGAGCGCCTGCACCAACACGCTCGGCGTAGTTGCCCTTCCGGAGCAGACGGTGAATACGGCCCACAGGGAATTGAAGACCGGCACGGTTGGAGCGGGACTTTGCCTTTCCCTTCACTTTGCCACCTTTTCCACGTCCAGACATTTTGCTTTGCGTTTATTTCACTTAGTTCACTTTACACACGGAACACGAATGCTGGCCGAACCCCGGCagggaaatatttatactttttcgtCTGCCAGCGCTTTCAGTTAGGGGTGGGTGACTTAGACCTGAAATGATTGCCcgtaaaaaagtataaaaatgaacGCGTTCGGAGCCACATTATGATAAGTGAATTGtgtttgtgaaaatataagtaaagtaaataatgcCGCCGAAAACTAGTGGAAAGGCAGCCAAGAAGGCTGGCAAGGCTCAGAAGAATATCACCAAGACcgacaagaaaaagaagcgcaaGAGGAAGGAGAGCTATGCCATCTACATTTACAAGGTTCTCAAGCAGGTCCATCCTGACACCGGCATTTCATCTAAGGCGATGAGCATCATGAACAGCTT
This region of Drosophila santomea strain STO CAGO 1482 unplaced genomic scaffold, Prin_Dsan_1.1 Segkk73_quiver_pilon_scaf, whole genome shotgun sequence genomic DNA includes:
- the LOC120457681 gene encoding histone H2A — encoded protein: MSGRGKGGKVKGKAKSRSNRAGLQFPVGRIHRLLRKGNYAERVGAGAPVYLAAVMEYLAAEVLELAGNAARDNKKTRIIPRHLQLAIRNDEELNKLLSGVTIAQGGVLPNIQAVLLPKKTEKKA
- the LOC120457682 gene encoding histone H2B, whose amino-acid sequence is MPPKTSGKAAKKAGKAQKNITKTDKKKKRKRKESYAIYIYKVLKQVHPDTGISSKAMSIMNSFVNDIFERIAAEASRLAHYNKRSTITSREIQTAVRLLLPGELAKHAVSEGTKAVTKYTSSK